The proteins below come from a single Arthrobacter sp. zg-Y1171 genomic window:
- a CDS encoding MFS transporter, with amino-acid sequence MSVTNALPTGDQVVQNLPWRWKVQGKIFLIGGLGFMFDAWDVTLNGVLIPLLSKEWALAPAQAAWIGTANLLGMAIGAFVWGSIADAIGRKRAFSATLLVFSIFTVLGAFSPDIVWFCIFRFMAGFGLGGCVPVDYALVGEFTPKKQRGRVLTGMDGWWPVGAALCGVTSAAIMATFADWRYTMLIMVIPAFLVFWVRRSVPESPLYLVRKGRTEEASAVIDDLVRRTGGTQTEWRLPEPQAPEKLSLRTVGTQLTDLWRFSAKTTIAAWSLFLTILLVYYLALQWMPKILVDAGFAEHRAFLTTSGMAAVGLLGVIVAALLVEKVGRKWILAITGPLSAAILVVVALVVDIPAAATILLLVYGFVVQVAIPVLYAYVSELYPTNLRGSGFGWASTVSRIGAGFGPLIFVSVLWPYLGLPMSFALAGILVLMAVLWMARFAPETKGAALD; translated from the coding sequence ATGTCCGTCACCAACGCCCTGCCCACCGGTGACCAGGTGGTCCAGAACCTGCCCTGGCGGTGGAAGGTCCAGGGCAAAATCTTCCTCATCGGCGGCCTCGGCTTTATGTTCGACGCCTGGGATGTAACGCTGAACGGCGTCCTGATTCCCCTGCTCTCCAAGGAATGGGCGCTGGCCCCGGCACAAGCGGCCTGGATCGGAACAGCCAACCTGCTGGGCATGGCCATCGGTGCCTTCGTCTGGGGTTCCATTGCCGATGCGATCGGCCGGAAGCGGGCCTTTTCCGCCACGCTGCTGGTGTTCTCGATCTTTACGGTGCTGGGCGCCTTCTCCCCGGACATCGTCTGGTTCTGCATCTTCCGTTTCATGGCCGGTTTCGGGTTGGGCGGCTGCGTTCCGGTGGACTATGCCCTGGTGGGCGAGTTCACTCCGAAGAAACAGCGGGGAAGGGTGCTGACCGGCATGGACGGCTGGTGGCCCGTCGGCGCAGCGCTGTGCGGTGTCACCTCAGCGGCCATCATGGCCACTTTCGCGGATTGGCGCTACACCATGCTGATCATGGTGATCCCCGCGTTCCTGGTCTTCTGGGTGCGGCGCTCGGTCCCGGAGTCTCCGCTTTATCTGGTCCGGAAGGGCCGCACGGAGGAAGCCTCCGCGGTCATCGACGATCTGGTCCGCCGCACCGGCGGGACACAGACCGAATGGCGCCTGCCCGAACCGCAGGCCCCCGAGAAGCTGTCCCTGCGCACCGTCGGCACCCAGCTCACGGACCTCTGGCGGTTCAGCGCCAAGACCACCATTGCGGCCTGGTCCCTGTTCCTGACCATCCTGCTGGTCTATTACCTGGCCCTGCAGTGGATGCCGAAAATCCTCGTGGATGCCGGGTTCGCCGAACACCGCGCGTTCCTGACCACTTCGGGGATGGCCGCCGTCGGCCTGCTGGGCGTGATCGTGGCCGCGCTGCTCGTGGAAAAGGTCGGCCGGAAATGGATCCTGGCGATTACCGGCCCGCTTTCGGCTGCCATCCTGGTGGTGGTCGCACTGGTGGTGGATATCCCCGCTGCCGCCACGATCCTGCTGCTGGTGTACGGGTTCGTGGTGCAGGTAGCCATTCCCGTGCTCTATGCCTATGTGTCGGAGCTCTACCCCACCAATCTGCGCGGCAGCGGTTTCGGCTGGGCATCCACCGTTTCCCGGATCGGCGCCGGCTTCGGTCCGCTGATCTTCGTGTCGGTGCTCTGGCCCTACCTGGGACTGCCGATGTCCTTCGCCCTGGCCGGGATCCTGGTGCTCATGGCCGTACTGTGGATGGCCCGGTTCGCGCCGGAGACAAAGGGTGCGGCCCTGGACTAG